GTCCCATCACCGCAACCGAGATCCAGGACTTTCAACCCCTTCCTGACGCCGAGGCTCTCCACGAGCTCTTCTCCACTTTCACGCATGCTGGCCGCAATCCGAGTAAAGTCGCCCTTTTCCCACAGTGTTTGATTTGGATTCATGGGAGAGTCTCCTTTCTTGAGTGACATGGTGGATGTGGCATTCTGAGCCGCCGCCCTTTCCTTATTGCAAAGACAAGAAAGCGCCACGCGGCCATGCGTCAAGACGGCTTGCTTCCTGTGATCACAACAGTCTTTGCCCCGTACTTCATCGCTACCTCTCGGGTATCGGCCTCCGAGCTCTCGGAAAAGTAGTCCAACGCCCCGATCACGGTGACATGCTTGAGGCCGGCCGCACGGAACAACGCAAGGTAATCTTCTTCTTGCACAGCGCCAACAATACACTCCGCCCAGAGCTGCGGATCGTTCCTGGATTCAGGCCTGATCGGCTTGCCCAACACGATGTCCGCGATCTGAATTCGGCCACCAGGACGGAGGACGCGAAAGATCTCGCCAAAGGCCGTCGGTTTATCTGGGACGAGATTCAAGACACCATTGCTGGTAACACTATCGATAGAGGCATCGGGCAGGGCGATCTTCTCTGCGTTCCCCTTCAGAAACTCAACGTGAGATACTCCCATCTTTTTGGCATTCGTTCTGGCCTTTGACAGCATCGCATCGGTCATATCCAGCCCATAGACCTTTCCTCTTGGACCAACCAACGTGGAAGCGATCAAAGCATCTGTGCCGGATCCAGACCCGATGTCCAAGACTCGATCGCCCTGTTGAATGGCGCCGACTGCGAACGGGTAGCCGACGCCGGCAAACGATTCGACGGCCGTCTCGGGAATCGCGTCCAGCTGTACGCTCGGATATCCGACGAACAGGCAGGCCGGGCGTCCGGTCGGGAAATGGAATTGTCGGCCCGGATGGTTCGCAACATCGGTATACATCTCGGACACCGCTTTGAAAATCGACTCCTTTTTTTCTCCGACAAATGCAACCATGGCTCGTCTCCTTTTCTATGGCTTACTCGGAAATCAGTCAATTGAATAACCCGGACAAATTCAATCGATCCGGACGAGGTTGCCCTCCACAACCCGCCCACAATGATGCATCCTGAGTGATATTCGCATAACAGCTTTGGCCGCCGGCATGCGGTCCCGGCGTGTGATCATGGCGTTTCTCTCTTCTGTTTGGTTGTGAACTGGTCAAAGAGGATCTTGATCCGCTTCTCAAATGAGGATCGCATCGTTCCCCGACCCGCCTCTCGAAGACGGGTTTTCAACGATTGCTCAAACTCCGCCCGCGAGAAACAGGTCCGGCAGATCTCGATGTGACGTTCCACCTCACGTCGTTTGATCGCTCCAGCCTCCTGGTCCAAATAGGCCAGCAGGTGCTTTAAGGCTTCTTCACATCCAATAGTCTTTACCTTTTTCATCAATCTCCTCGTGTCATCATGTAGACTTAATCAGTCCAGCGTCTTTGCCGTGTTCCCAAAGGGCTTTCTGGAGCAACCCGCGTCCTCTGGCCAGCCGTGAACGGACGGTTCCTACGGGGACCCTGAGGATCTCGGATATCTCTTGGTACGAAAATCCCTCCATATCGGATAGGACGATCACCATTCGGAAGGCCTCTGGAAGAGTATCCACTGCCTTTTCAATGTCTTGAGAAAGCAGTTTGTTGAGAAAGTCCTTCTCTGGGTTTCCCCACCACAGAAGGAACGGCTGGTGGAGTTCTTCAAAGAGCGAGAAAGCAGTCTCAACATCGGATGGATGTTCTTGGAATGTTTCGGCCTGAGGGCGGACCGCTTGTTTGCGACAGCCGCTGATGAACGTATTTGTCAGGATCCGGAAGATCCAGGACCGAAATTTCTCCGGATCCTTGAGAGACCGTCGGGAAGCCCAGGCTTTGGCAACAGCCTCGGCCACCAGATCCTCCGCATCCTCCCTGTTTTTCGCCAACCGAAGCGCTGCGCCATAGAGCCGATCCAAAAGGTCAGCCACCTTCCCTTCAAAGAAGTGGCGGTCATCTGTTATTTCCAACCTTAGGCCTCTGTTCAATTCAGTGGTCATTCTTGACCTTGATCCAGGACCCTAAAATTAGCCCTTTTGACCACTAAGACGTCTGCGGTGGGAAAAAGTTCCCACCCCCTGTTCTTGTCCCTAGTGGGGAGGCATGGTCCGCCAAGTGAAGAGCTGAGCGTTATCCATAGCTTCGGCTTCGCTGTGATGATTACAGATCTCGAGGTGTCTCACAACTCACTGTTGCTGAATCTGGTCAGCTTCAACGTGGGGGGTGGAAATGAGCCAACTCGCCATCGCACTCGTCTGGTTTACGGAACGAGCGTTCGATGTTCAGCTGGTTCCGATCCAGCAGAATCTGGGAAGAGTTTTATAATAGTGTCGTCGCGCGGAATCGAATCCGTGAACCGCGAGAGTTTCTGGATGCCGTGAAAGATCGGCTTCGCCGGCTAGGCAAGCTCCGTGGCTGAGTGTTCCATTGCTTTTTCCCGCTCGGCGCGCCACGAATTGGAAGTACTCATCCCTCCGTCATTCACCGCATCCTCTCAAAGATCGAAGCCCTTGCAGTCCACCCACGCCCACCGGGTATGCATAAATTGATTGGTGAGAAACCTCTGTGGCGGATTTGTAGCGGATATTACACGCTCATCGTAACCGATCCGATGATACGCATGGGTGACTCTCCTTGTCATCAACACGCCTCATCTTCCATGAGTCCACCCGCCTACTGGGTACCCGTTGTTCACAGCGCCCAGCATCGTTCGGCTTCGAGCATGTGGGACTGCATCTCGACCTGACTAGATCGAGAATCAGCCCTGTGTGTGATGGCCTCGGAAAGAACATGGATCAATTTCTCGGTATCGACTGGTTTGGGCAGATAGGCGAAGGCACCCTGGGCCATCAACGGCCAAACGATACCGGGCAGATCACCGCCCATGAGAATGACCGGCAGCTTCGGCCACACCAGGTGACATTGCCGGAGGAGGTCGAGGCCATCGAGGTACGGCATATGTAGGTCGGTGATCACAGCATCGAAATGACGTTGGTGTAGGTTCCTCAAAGCTTGCAAGCCATCCGCGACCGCCACCACCGCAAAGTAGTGCGACTCCAGTTGATCTACCAGAAGGCGGCCGATCTGTTCTTCATCGTCAACCACTAATACGCGCTTACCGTATCCCAGCATCCTGTGCTCCTTGCGTTTGAAACGACCCCAGAGACCTCGATGTGAGGCCGGGGTAGAGGCAAAGGGAGGGTCGGCCTCCACCCCGCACTCGGTCCGAGCTGAGAAGCTGGAAGCCCGGACCTTGACCATCACTGGAACTCCGTCGAGGCGACAGAGTCAGAGCAGCTGTCCTGCATCGAGGACTTGCTCATGGCTGGGGTACCTCAGGACCTGTTCAATTTCCACGGTCGCATGACCGGTGACCTGTGCGAGGTAGCTGTCCTGCGTCCAATGGCACTCCCTCAGAAACACGAGCAAGAAACAGGCCGTTCATACTCGTTCCTGTGAAGTCACTATAAGAAGCAGCTTGGAACAGATCTGCGAGGTCTCGTGATGCACCTTGTGACCATGGCAGTCATGTCCTCAGCCCATCGAAGCCTCCAATCGCTCTACTTTTAAGACGGAGCGAGAGGGGGAAAGGTTACAGGCGATCTGGGTGTGAATGAATGATCGGAGCAGAGACAATCTACTCTCTGATTCGATCGAAGGTCTGTAACCTTTTGACCAACCGTATCGTCTTGATACAGCAAGCCAGCATCCTTTTCATGAGGATGCCTCGGGTAGGGCCGAACCGCTACTATCCTACAGGAAGCATGTCTCTAGAGACATTGCCGCATACGGCGTGAGGACGTGGAGGCAGGTCGACAGATCACTATTCTCCCTGAATCGGGATATACATGACGTTGCCCTGACGGTTCACGAGCAGGAGGGCGAGGTCGGTGGGTTTAAGGGGATCGGCGAGACGTTGGAGTACCGCAAAACTGTTCACATGCTGTCGGTTCATTTCCAGCACGACGTCACCCGGTTGCAAACCGGAGGTTTCGGCTAAGCTGCCTTCTTCAATATCCGTTACCACAACGCCGGTATTCACGGGCAAATCCAGCTGCCGTGCTAAAGGGACAGTGACGTCATCAAAGACGACGCCTGCAAGCGGATGGACGGTCGATACAGCCGACGATGCAATTTGACTTTTCTTCGCACGTTCACGCGGCGCTTCTTGAATGACGAGATCGGCTTGATACTGCTTCCCATCCCGGATGAGATCCAAGCGATGTTTACTTCCGATCGGCGATTGCGCCACCAGGTTTCGCAATTGACCGCTGTCCATGATGTCTCGCCCGTCGAAACGCACCACCACATCGCCTCGCTTCAGCCCCGCTCGTTCCGCCGTCCCTCTGGATTGCACATCCGTGACGATCGCGCCCTTGACATCCGGCAAGCGAAAAATTTTCCCCAGTGGGGGAGTCACGTCCTGCGTCGAGGCTCCCAGAAATCCTCGCACCACACGACCAGTCCTCAGAAGACTTTGCATGGCGGCACGGGCCATGTTGCTGGGAATCGCAAACCCGACTCCAACGCTGCCGCCGGTCGGACTCGCGATCGCTGTATTGATCCCGATCAGCTCGCCCTGAATATTGACGAGCGCTCCCCCTGAATTCCCAGGATTGATCGGAGCATCGGTCTGGATAAAGTCTTCGAAGTCCGCCACACCGACATCCGCGCGCCCCACCGCGCTCACGATGCCGAACGTGACGGTGCGGCTCAATCCCAGCGGGTTGCCGATGGCGAGCACGAAGTCGCCGACGGCCAGATGGCTCGAATCCCCCCAGACCGCTGACGGCAGATTCGAGGCGTGAATCTTCACCACCGCCACATCGGTCTTTGGATCCGTCGCGACCACCTTTCCCTTGTATTGGCGACGATCCGCCAGGATCACTTCCACATCGACGGCATCAGCTACCACATGGTTATTCGTGATGATATAGCCGTCCGGCGTGACAATCACGCCCGACCCCTGGCCATATTGTCGACGGGTCGGCGGCTCCTTGAACAGACCGAACGGCAAGGCTTCGTCGCTGAAGGCCTGATCGCGCACCATCACGGTGGATGCGATACTCACCACCGCCGGAATGACCTTATTGGCAGTGCCCTTGACTTGACTCTGCAAATCGTGGCCGTTGGCCGTCGGAATCTGTTGAGTACCGGCCAGCCCCAAACCCGGAACCATCAAACCGACGAAGATTCCCCAAGCAACGATTTGCATCACCATACCCCGCCTGCTTTCCATCAATGGTCCTCTCATGCGGGACGGCGTTCTGAAATCATCGAAATACCGTGCGCCAGCCTATCATGTGGATAACGGCGCACGCATGCATAATTCGACATGACGTAAGCTACGTCCAGCAGGCGAATGCTTCTCCCGCACCCATTCTGCGTCTTCTGCGAACAGGATAGTACCTGCCCTTAGGCAGCGTGTAAATACTGTGCCGACCTTCGTGTCAAGCACAAGCCTTTTCACTGCTGATTCAACGCGGTCGCCAGTCAATTGGGGCGCAAGCGTACCATTGTGCTACGATGATCGTCGACTTTTCTTACTTTAGAACAGGCTGCTATCCAAGAGGTACGCGATGACACACAAGTATTGCAGGTGATCATTCGTTCACCAGACTGCTTGCTCGAAGGAGTCTTGCTCGAATGTCCAGGCATGTCCTGGAGCCAGACCTTTTTAGAGATCGGCCGCATGAGTCAGAGCGAGCAAATGCGGCTCGGCTTGAAGAGGTCGGCTAATATGAGATAACAACGATAACCACATGCAAGCCGGACACTTCTTTCCAAGCAGCGAAGGCTGAGATGGTAACGACAGCACCGTATCCAGCTGAGAATACAATCGGCACCATCGCCGCCGTCCATGGACCGGTGGTCGACATCGCCTGCGATCACTTACCTCCTCTTCACCGGGCCCTCTATTCTGCGCTCGACAACGAGCGATATATCTTTGAGGTCTACCAACACCTCGACGAATGTCATGTACGAGCGATTACTCTTCATAGCACGGGTGGATTACAGAGGGGGATGCAGGTGTTTGATACAGGCGCCCCATTACAGGTGCCGGTGTCACCGGACTGTCTCGGCCGACTATTGAACGTCTTCGGCGAACCACTGGATAGTGGAGCGGCTCTCAGCACTGAGCAGTTTCGCAATATCCTCGGGCAACCGGTGCCGCTCCATCAGACGATCAGCGCGAGCGGCATTCTCGAAACCGGCATCAAAGTCATTGATTTACTCTGTCCCTTTGTCAGGGGCGGAAAAACGGGGTTGTTCGGCGGAGCAGGAATCGGCAAGACGGTCCTGATTACCGAGTTTATGCATGCAATTGTGAATATGCATCAGGGCGTGTCCGTCTTCGCCGGCGTCGGGGAACGTATCCGAGAGGGACACGAACTCTGGCATGAGATGCAGCAGGCAGGAGTCATGGCCCACACCCTGATGGTATTCGGCCAAATGGACGAATCCCCGGGTGTGCGATTTCGTGTCGGCCTCGCGGCGTTGAGCTATGCCGAATACTTGAGAGATACTCTGGGCAAGGAGGTATTGTTTTTGATCGATAATGTGTTCCGTTTTGTCCAGGCCGGGAGCGAAATTTCAGGACTGCTGGGACGGATGCCGGCCACCGTCGGCTATCAGCCGACCCTAATGAGCGAAGTGGCTGAACTTCAGGATCGCATCATTTCCACGACGAAAGGGGCAATCACGTCTGTGCAGGCGATTTACGTGCCCGCAGACGACATGACCGATCCCGCCGTTACCAGCATTCTCAATCATCTTGATACCAGCGTGATTCTCACACGCTCTCAGGCTAGCAAAGGGTTCTATCCGGCCGTCGATCCCCTCCAGTCCAGCAGCAAACTCATGGATCGACATTTTCTGGGCGATCGACACTACTCAGTGGCCGAGGGCGTACGCGAGCACCTCGCGCGGTACCGCGAATTGGAGGACGTCATCAGCATGCTGGGGTTGGAGGAGCTGTCCGAACTGGACCGTCGCATTGTAATGCGCGCCCGCAAACTGCAGCGCTATCTCACGCAGCCGTTTCACGTCACGTCCGCCTTCACCGACATCAAGGGCGCATCGGTGCCGCTGGAGGCAATTCTTCAAGACTGTGAAGCCTTTCTCCGCGGCGAGTTCGATGGGATATCAGAAGACCACTGTTATATGCGAGGCTCAATGCAGGAGACCCGGCAATGACGCCGTTCGCCCTGTACCTGCAAAGCGCGACCCAATACGAACGTATTGAGCGCGTGACCATGTTCGTGGGCGAGGATGCCTCCGGCAGCTTCGGGATCATGGCAGGCCACCATCGCATGATGACGCCGCTTCAGTTCGGCTTGGCGCGCTTCCGCACGGACGATAGCGGCTGGCAATTCCTCGCCCTGCCCGGAGGGTTGCTGTACTTCGTCAATAACGAGCTGTTTCTTAACACAAGACGGTACCTGCGCAGCCCGGACTGCGCCCGAATGACCCAGGCTCTGGAGGAACAGTTAGGCGTGGAAGAGGCTGCTTTGCGGGAGCTCAAAGAGAGTTTCCATCGCCTTGAAGAACAAATGTTCAGGAGACTGTGGAGTCTGGGCCGCGGTCGAGAGCCGTACACATGAATAACCACGATGAGTTGAAACAGCGCGTATCGAAACAGGTCTCTCGCAGGCAGCAGGCCGATAAGGATCGACCGACTCTGCTGGCACAAACAGCTTACCTCGGGACGCTGGGGCTCCTCTTTGTGGTGCCGGTCATTGTAGGAGCCTATCTCGGCCGTTGGCTGGATGGGCTCGTTGAAGGCTACTCGCTGCGATGGACTCTCAGCTTGATCATCATCGGGGCCGCCGCGGGAGCGTTCAACGTGTATCGCCTTATCAAGGAATAGCGCATGCGCGGAGGAGAAGCGGCTGGCACAGCCTTTCAGATCGGGCCGATCCATATCACGCATTCGATCGTGATCACATGGGGGATCATACTGATACTGGCACTCTTCTCCTGGGCTGTCACTCGCCGCCTATGTCGTGAGCCCGGCCCGATGCAAGCCGCGGTGGAAGGTGCTCTAGGAGCCATCGATGATGCCATCCGCTCGGTGTTGCCTGATCATGCAGAACGAATTTTCCCCTTCATTGCCACGTTATGGATTTTCATCATTCTGGCCAATCTCATCGGTCTCATCCCCGGCATCCATGCGCCGACCAGCGATCTGTCGGTGACGGCGGCATTGGCTATCCTCGTGTTCTTGTCCGTCCACTGGTTCGGCATCGGCATCGAAGGGATCAAGCAGTACTTCCGTCATTATCTCGCGCCGTCGCCCTTACTGTTGCCGTTTCATATCATTAGCGAGATTTCACGGACCCTGACCTTAGCCGTACGCCTCTTCGGAAACATGATGAGTCTGCAGATGGCGGCATTATTGGTGTTGCTGGTAGCTGGATTCCTGGCTCCGATTCCGCTCTTGATGCTCCATATCGTTGAAGCCCTGATCCAAGCCTATATTTTCGGCATGCTGGCATTGATCTATCTCGCCGGCGCAATCCAGACACGAGCGCTCCATTCACCATTAGAAAAAGGATGACCTTATGCGAGACATGGCCTGGTTTGCAGTCTTGTCCACCGTATCCGCCGCTCTGGCAATTGCGATCGGCACCCTGGGACCCGCCATCGCCATGGGACGGGCGATCACGCAAGCGTTGGAGGCCCTGGCGCGGCAGCCGGAAGCGGAAAAGGCGATCACACGGACTCTCTTTATCGGTTTGGCCATGATCGAGTCACTGGCCATCTACTGTCTGGTGATCGTGCTCATCATTCTGTTCAGAAATCCGTTGCTGGAGTATCTACTGAAATGATCGAGAATGGTCCGGCATACCGGAGCAGCGCGAGGCGGTAAACCGAAAAAGGCGAAACGTGGAATTGGATTGGACAACGTTTGCGCTAGAAATCGTTAACTTTCTGGTGCTGGTCTGGATTCTCAAGCGGCTGCTCTATAGACCTATCCTGAAGGTCATTGCCGAGCGCAAGGCCGAGATCCAGAAAACGGTCTCTGACGCGGAAACCCTGCGAAATGAAGCACG
This genomic stretch from Nitrospira sp. harbors:
- a CDS encoding AtpZ/AtpI family protein, coding for MNNHDELKQRVSKQVSRRQQADKDRPTLLAQTAYLGTLGLLFVVPVIVGAYLGRWLDGLVEGYSLRWTLSLIIIGAAAGAFNVYRLIKE
- a CDS encoding response regulator, translated to MLGYGKRVLVVDDEEQIGRLLVDQLESHYFAVVAVADGLQALRNLHQRHFDAVITDLHMPYLDGLDLLRQCHLVWPKLPVILMGGDLPGIVWPLMAQGAFAYLPKPVDTEKLIHVLSEAITHRADSRSSQVEMQSHMLEAERCWAL
- a CDS encoding F0F1 ATP synthase subunit C, whose product is MRDMAWFAVLSTVSAALAIAIGTLGPAIAMGRAITQALEALARQPEAEKAITRTLFIGLAMIESLAIYCLVIVLIILFRNPLLEYLLK
- the atpD gene encoding F0F1 ATP synthase subunit beta codes for the protein MVTTAPYPAENTIGTIAAVHGPVVDIACDHLPPLHRALYSALDNERYIFEVYQHLDECHVRAITLHSTGGLQRGMQVFDTGAPLQVPVSPDCLGRLLNVFGEPLDSGAALSTEQFRNILGQPVPLHQTISASGILETGIKVIDLLCPFVRGGKTGLFGGAGIGKTVLITEFMHAIVNMHQGVSVFAGVGERIREGHELWHEMQQAGVMAHTLMVFGQMDESPGVRFRVGLAALSYAEYLRDTLGKEVLFLIDNVFRFVQAGSEISGLLGRMPATVGYQPTLMSEVAELQDRIISTTKGAITSVQAIYVPADDMTDPAVTSILNHLDTSVILTRSQASKGFYPAVDPLQSSSKLMDRHFLGDRHYSVAEGVREHLARYRELEDVISMLGLEELSELDRRIVMRARKLQRYLTQPFHVTSAFTDIKGASVPLEAILQDCEAFLRGEFDGISEDHCYMRGSMQETRQ
- a CDS encoding F0F1 ATP synthase subunit A translates to MRGGEAAGTAFQIGPIHITHSIVITWGIILILALFSWAVTRRLCREPGPMQAAVEGALGAIDDAIRSVLPDHAERIFPFIATLWIFIILANLIGLIPGIHAPTSDLSVTAALAILVFLSVHWFGIGIEGIKQYFRHYLAPSPLLLPFHIISEISRTLTLAVRLFGNMMSLQMAALLVLLVAGFLAPIPLLMLHIVEALIQAYIFGMLALIYLAGAIQTRALHSPLEKG
- a CDS encoding methyltransferase domain-containing protein, which produces MVAFVGEKKESIFKAVSEMYTDVANHPGRQFHFPTGRPACLFVGYPSVQLDAIPETAVESFAGVGYPFAVGAIQQGDRVLDIGSGSGTDALIASTLVGPRGKVYGLDMTDAMLSKARTNAKKMGVSHVEFLKGNAEKIALPDASIDSVTSNGVLNLVPDKPTAFGEIFRVLRPGGRIQIADIVLGKPIRPESRNDPQLWAECIVGAVQEEDYLALFRAAGLKHVTVIGALDYFSESSEADTREVAMKYGAKTVVITGSKPS
- a CDS encoding zf-HC2 domain-containing protein, whose amino-acid sequence is MKKVKTIGCEEALKHLLAYLDQEAGAIKRREVERHIEICRTCFSRAEFEQSLKTRLREAGRGTMRSSFEKRIKILFDQFTTKQKRETP
- a CDS encoding Do family serine endopeptidase; translated protein: MVMQIVAWGIFVGLMVPGLGLAGTQQIPTANGHDLQSQVKGTANKVIPAVVSIASTVMVRDQAFSDEALPFGLFKEPPTRRQYGQGSGVIVTPDGYIITNNHVVADAVDVEVILADRRQYKGKVVATDPKTDVAVVKIHASNLPSAVWGDSSHLAVGDFVLAIGNPLGLSRTVTFGIVSAVGRADVGVADFEDFIQTDAPINPGNSGGALVNIQGELIGINTAIASPTGGSVGVGFAIPSNMARAAMQSLLRTGRVVRGFLGASTQDVTPPLGKIFRLPDVKGAIVTDVQSRGTAERAGLKRGDVVVRFDGRDIMDSGQLRNLVAQSPIGSKHRLDLIRDGKQYQADLVIQEAPRERAKKSQIASSAVSTVHPLAGVVFDDVTVPLARQLDLPVNTGVVVTDIEEGSLAETSGLQPGDVVLEMNRQHVNSFAVLQRLADPLKPTDLALLLVNRQGNVMYIPIQGE
- a CDS encoding sigma-70 family RNA polymerase sigma factor → MADLLDRLYGAALRLAKNREDAEDLVAEAVAKAWASRRSLKDPEKFRSWIFRILTNTFISGCRKQAVRPQAETFQEHPSDVETAFSLFEELHQPFLLWWGNPEKDFLNKLLSQDIEKAVDTLPEAFRMVIVLSDMEGFSYQEISEILRVPVGTVRSRLARGRGLLQKALWEHGKDAGLIKST